In Clostridium sp. SY8519, one genomic interval encodes:
- a CDS encoding ATP-binding cassette domain-containing protein, which yields MLELNHITNRYANELYLNDIHVTIEKGTLYGIAGTDREGKAALLRTIAGISRPDIGEARLDGEPIYENPEAKKRIFFMGRTMYMRPWSMLADTARFYSGYYPNWSGDTFLQLADVFSLKTDQRTVTMTEEELQLAKVAIGLSAGTDCLLMEKPFHDLDDERIEMIIKLLHSYIEKREAIVILTAKHIHEKNYTRYGYMEDRMLLDNVTEAYYRSMEEKSKKEGKVYDLEHFFR from the coding sequence ATGCTGGAACTGAATCATATCACCAACCGATATGCCAATGAACTGTATTTAAATGACATCCATGTCACCATAGAGAAGGGTACCTTATATGGGATCGCCGGGACAGACCGGGAGGGAAAGGCGGCACTTCTGCGCACCATAGCAGGTATTTCACGCCCGGATATCGGTGAAGCGCGTCTGGATGGGGAACCGATCTATGAGAATCCGGAGGCGAAAAAGCGGATCTTTTTCATGGGCCGAACCATGTACATGCGCCCCTGGAGCATGCTGGCGGATACGGCGCGCTTTTACTCCGGGTACTACCCCAACTGGTCCGGCGATACGTTCCTGCAGCTTGCGGATGTATTTTCCCTGAAGACGGATCAGCGGACCGTAACCATGACAGAAGAAGAGCTGCAGCTGGCGAAAGTGGCCATTGGCCTGTCTGCCGGTACGGACTGCCTGCTGATGGAAAAGCCGTTTCACGATCTGGACGACGAGCGGATCGAAATGATCATCAAACTCCTGCATTCTTATATAGAAAAAAGAGAGGCCATCGTGATCCTGACAGCGAAGCATATTCATGAAAAAAATTACACTCGATATGGTTATATGGAGGACCGCATGCTGCTGGACAATGTGACGGAAGCGTATTACCGCAGTATGGAGGAAAAAAGCAAAAAGGAGGGAAAAGTCTATGACCTGGAACACTTCTTCCGATAA
- a CDS encoding Rrf2 family transcriptional regulator, with protein MKVSTKGRYALRLMIDLGTYGSSDTYISLKDVAKRQHISAKYLEQIVTPLHRAGLVRSVRGAQGGYRLSRSPEKYTAGEILRSIEGSFAPIACLEDDVNECENYHDCPTVGFWEGMYKVISDYVDSVTLQQLIDESETKENQESVAECKER; from the coding sequence ATGAAAGTATCGACAAAAGGCAGATATGCGCTGCGTCTAATGATTGATCTGGGCACCTATGGAAGCAGTGACACTTATATTTCACTGAAAGATGTGGCCAAAAGACAGCATATCTCCGCAAAATATCTGGAACAGATTGTGACTCCGCTGCATCGGGCAGGACTGGTGCGCAGTGTGCGCGGCGCGCAGGGCGGCTATCGCCTGTCCCGTTCTCCGGAGAAATATACAGCCGGAGAAATCCTGCGTTCCATTGAAGGAAGTTTCGCGCCTATCGCCTGCCTGGAAGATGACGTCAATGAGTGTGAAAACTACCATGACTGCCCGACAGTGGGCTTCTGGGAAGGCATGTATAAGGTGATATCGGATTATGTGGACAGTGTGACCCTGCAGCAGCTCATTGACGAATCCGAGACCAAGGAAAATCAGGAGTCTGTGGCAGAGTGCAAAGAGCGTTAG
- a CDS encoding citrate:proton symporter, with amino-acid sequence MLAFLGFATVIVMLVLVMTKKTSPTVALIGVPVVTGIISSFFRVTDAKAAPGVVDVLANIKNLGGFITEKSGIGSVAATGVMFIFSILFFGVLTDAGTFRPIIGKVLKLVGTDPVKITIGTAVLAMIVHLDGSGAVTFLICIPALVPLYDAVGMRRVTLATIVAMSAGVMNIMPWGGPTIRAATAMQMDVMELFRPMMIPVIAGLAMVIVFAVLLGRAEKKRIGASTLVQVSEYKMELTEEEKALERPKLFVVNVILIIAAIAALLKSGFPPAVVFMVAFIVAVVINYPNPAEQKKRVDAHAKSALMMASVLFAAGCFTGIMKETGMITAMATTLCSIIPQSLGRFFPIITGVIAMPASLLFDPDSFYYGVLPVLSSTAEGFGVAGVNVARAAILGQMTTGFPVSPLTPATFLLVGLAGVDFGEHQKRTIPFAFILTIVMLIVSFAIGSIAL; translated from the coding sequence ATGTTGGCATTTCTTGGATTTGCGACTGTCATAGTGATGCTTGTGTTGGTTATGACTAAAAAAACATCACCGACAGTAGCACTGATCGGCGTTCCTGTAGTTACAGGAATTATTTCATCGTTTTTTCGTGTCACAGACGCGAAAGCGGCTCCGGGAGTTGTGGATGTTCTGGCGAACATCAAAAATCTGGGAGGATTTATTACTGAAAAATCCGGAATCGGCTCTGTCGCTGCAACGGGTGTAATGTTTATCTTCTCGATTCTGTTTTTCGGAGTTCTCACGGATGCGGGAACCTTCCGTCCGATCATCGGAAAAGTACTGAAGCTGGTGGGGACTGATCCGGTGAAGATCACCATTGGAACAGCCGTGCTTGCCATGATTGTCCATCTGGATGGTTCCGGCGCGGTTACCTTCCTGATCTGCATTCCGGCACTGGTTCCGCTGTATGATGCGGTGGGGATGCGGCGTGTTACGTTGGCGACGATTGTGGCGATGTCAGCCGGCGTCATGAATATTATGCCATGGGGCGGTCCGACGATCCGGGCAGCAACCGCGATGCAGATGGATGTGATGGAGCTGTTCCGGCCGATGATGATTCCGGTAATTGCCGGTCTGGCCATGGTTATTGTTTTTGCAGTACTGCTGGGGAGAGCGGAAAAGAAGCGGATTGGCGCAAGCACACTGGTGCAGGTTTCCGAATATAAAATGGAACTGACAGAAGAGGAAAAGGCTCTGGAGCGGCCCAAACTGTTTGTGGTTAATGTGATTCTCATTATTGCCGCAATTGCAGCCCTTCTGAAGTCTGGATTTCCGCCGGCAGTTGTCTTTATGGTAGCGTTTATCGTGGCAGTGGTGATTAACTATCCGAACCCGGCAGAACAGAAGAAGCGGGTTGACGCACATGCAAAATCAGCTCTGATGATGGCGTCCGTGCTGTTTGCGGCTGGTTGTTTTACAGGAATTATGAAAGAAACCGGTATGATCACAGCTATGGCAACGACACTCTGTTCGATCATTCCTCAATCTCTGGGAAGATTCTTCCCGATTATAACAGGCGTAATTGCCATGCCTGCGTCGCTGCTGTTTGATCCGGATTCATTTTATTATGGTGTGCTTCCGGTGTTGTCCAGTACAGCGGAAGGTTTTGGCGTAGCCGGTGTGAATGTGGCGCGTGCTGCTATTCTCGGACAAATGACAACCGGTTTTCCGGTTTCCCCGCTGACTCCGGCCACATTCCTATTGGTGGGACTTGCCGGCGTGGATTTCGGTGAACATCAGAAACGTACGATTCCATTCGCTTTTATACTTACCATCGTGATGCTGATTGTATCGTTTGCAATCGGATCCATCGCCCTGTAA
- a CDS encoding sigma 54-interacting transcriptional regulator, which produces MIEKWELNSFISYVFEHMVEGVLCIDAEGVVLYANASYLNFIHKTPEEVIGYKLREIRPHAQLPLVVETGQPILHAQRLEDLEEAYFVNMYPVYDGDKIIGGFSSITFMEQALRNRIELENYESTSQKLLKQVNQQGSRYTFDSIIAVSPESRATKAYALRLADGDMTVLLESESGTGKEVFAQSIHNASRRKNGVFLAVNCAGFSKDMLESELFGYAEGAFTGAKKGGKIGLFEAASGGTLFLDEIAEMDLGLQAKLLRALQEHKIRPIGAVKEIDVDVRIICACNVDLKKRVEEGRFRQDLYYRINSFPIRILPLRERREDIPALVESILSNICEKEHRTITISEPALDCLMQYDWPGNVRELRNIVEFAAYMSIDGRIDMLSLPDQLRFFAAGSQTEERPDLAERVRTFEKNEIKRTLAAFGNTVDGKKKAAKQLNISLATLYNKLKE; this is translated from the coding sequence ATGATAGAAAAATGGGAATTGAATTCGTTTATATCCTACGTATTTGAACATATGGTGGAAGGCGTTTTGTGCATTGACGCAGAGGGCGTGGTCCTGTACGCAAATGCGTCATATCTGAACTTTATCCATAAAACACCGGAGGAAGTGATCGGATATAAACTGCGGGAAATCCGGCCTCATGCGCAGCTGCCGCTTGTGGTGGAAACCGGTCAGCCGATTCTGCATGCACAGCGTCTGGAGGATCTGGAAGAGGCATACTTTGTAAATATGTATCCGGTCTATGACGGAGATAAAATTATCGGCGGGTTTTCCAGTATTACATTCATGGAGCAGGCATTACGCAACCGGATTGAACTGGAAAATTATGAAAGTACCAGCCAGAAACTTTTAAAACAGGTGAATCAGCAGGGAAGCCGTTACACCTTCGATTCGATCATAGCGGTTTCGCCGGAGTCCCGCGCGACAAAAGCATATGCGCTTCGCCTTGCGGATGGCGATATGACGGTCCTGTTGGAATCAGAGAGCGGAACGGGAAAGGAAGTATTCGCGCAGTCCATTCATAATGCCAGCCGCCGGAAAAATGGTGTTTTTCTGGCAGTTAACTGCGCCGGGTTCAGCAAGGATATGCTGGAAAGTGAATTGTTTGGCTACGCGGAAGGCGCGTTTACAGGGGCGAAAAAGGGCGGAAAAATCGGCCTGTTTGAAGCAGCTTCCGGAGGTACACTGTTTCTGGATGAGATCGCGGAAATGGATCTTGGACTGCAGGCAAAACTGCTGCGTGCGCTGCAGGAACATAAAATTCGTCCGATTGGCGCAGTGAAGGAGATCGACGTTGATGTACGGATTATCTGTGCGTGTAATGTGGATCTGAAAAAACGGGTAGAAGAAGGGCGTTTCCGGCAGGATCTGTACTATCGGATCAATTCTTTTCCGATTCGGATTCTTCCCCTTCGGGAGCGAAGAGAAGATATTCCCGCATTGGTGGAAAGTATTCTGTCTAATATTTGTGAGAAGGAGCATCGGACCATTACGATTTCAGAGCCTGCACTGGACTGCCTGATGCAGTATGACTGGCCGGGGAATGTGCGGGAACTGCGCAATATTGTGGAATTTGCTGCTTATATGAGCATCGATGGAAGGATTGATATGCTGAGTCTGCCGGATCAGCTGCGTTTTTTTGCAGCGGGCAGTCAGACAGAAGAGAGGCCGGATCTTGCAGAGCGGGTGAGAACTTTTGAGAAAAATGAAATCAAACGGACACTGGCGGCTTTCGGGAACACGGTGGATGGCAAGAAGAAGGCTGCAAAACAGCTGAATATTTCGCTGGCGACACTCTACAACAAGCTGAAAGAATAA
- a CDS encoding FAD-dependent oxidoreductase, with translation MKTMEADVIIAGGGPAGLAAAVTAGENDLTSILFEKTNTTGGAANMGMGPLGIDTKIQKRMFNNITVQEALDEHMRYTHFQVDEDLVQTYFNKSAETIEWLEDMGVEFAGAFRYFKESAATWHIVKPENGVIGPRAAGPMARILAENAQENGCTICLETSMKSLIVEDGRVIGIRAVDKDGEEIEARGKAVVVATGGFGNNAEMLKEDFGLDLWENFFPFRIPAHQGDGLKGMWEAGAEKYGENLEIIYQLKDNMNWFLLDAVLRQPNLMINQRGDRFMNEQYMGNTTYTGNAIRQQPGKYAYVIMDDAILKYYKKNGPDIFDIVHPEDAFLAVDEEFERAQAEGYDGYFEAESIEELAEKLGIDADKLEETIEDYNDMCDEGRDTQFHKNPDFLHPIMGKGKYRVGKYYVAAYGSIGGVRINKYCEVLDKEQNPIPGLYACGNDSNIIYGDSYNFTLCGNSMGFAVNSGRMAGEAIADYIDELED, from the coding sequence ATGAAGACAATGGAAGCGGATGTAATTATCGCCGGCGGCGGCCCGGCAGGCCTGGCGGCAGCAGTGACAGCGGGGGAAAATGACCTGACCTCCATCCTGTTTGAGAAAACCAACACAACCGGCGGCGCGGCCAATATGGGTATGGGCCCCTTAGGCATTGACACCAAGATCCAGAAGCGAATGTTCAACAATATCACAGTGCAGGAAGCGCTGGATGAACACATGCGTTATACCCATTTCCAGGTGGATGAGGATCTGGTGCAGACCTATTTCAACAAATCTGCGGAAACCATCGAATGGCTGGAGGATATGGGTGTGGAATTTGCGGGCGCCTTCCGTTATTTCAAGGAATCCGCAGCCACCTGGCATATCGTTAAGCCGGAAAACGGTGTGATCGGCCCCCGGGCGGCAGGCCCCATGGCCAGAATCCTTGCGGAAAACGCGCAGGAAAACGGCTGTACCATCTGCCTGGAGACATCCATGAAGAGCCTGATTGTTGAGGACGGAAGAGTGATAGGTATCCGTGCTGTGGACAAAGACGGGGAGGAGATCGAAGCTCGGGGCAAAGCAGTCGTAGTCGCTACCGGCGGATTCGGCAACAATGCGGAAATGCTGAAAGAGGACTTCGGACTGGATCTGTGGGAGAACTTCTTTCCCTTCCGGATCCCGGCTCATCAGGGCGACGGCCTGAAAGGCATGTGGGAAGCCGGCGCTGAAAAATACGGGGAAAATCTGGAGATCATTTATCAGTTGAAGGATAATATGAACTGGTTCCTTCTGGACGCGGTGCTTCGACAGCCGAATCTGATGATCAACCAGCGGGGCGACCGTTTCATGAATGAACAGTATATGGGCAATACAACCTATACCGGCAATGCTATTCGGCAGCAGCCGGGCAAATATGCCTATGTGATCATGGACGACGCCATTCTGAAATATTACAAGAAAAACGGACCGGACATTTTTGACATCGTTCATCCGGAAGATGCGTTCCTGGCTGTGGACGAGGAGTTTGAACGCGCCCAGGCAGAAGGGTATGACGGTTATTTCGAGGCGGAATCCATCGAAGAACTGGCAGAGAAGCTGGGCATCGACGCGGACAAACTGGAAGAAACCATCGAAGACTACAACGATATGTGCGACGAAGGCAGAGATACCCAGTTCCACAAGAATCCGGATTTCCTGCATCCTATTATGGGCAAAGGCAAATATCGGGTTGGCAAATATTATGTGGCGGCCTACGGTTCCATCGGCGGCGTGCGGATCAATAAATACTGTGAAGTACTGGACAAAGAGCAGAATCCGATCCCGGGCCTCTATGCCTGCGGCAACGACTCCAATATTATCTACGGAGACAGCTATAACTTCACGCTCTGCGGCAACTCTATGGGATTTGCGGTAAACAGCGGGCGCATGGCAGGGGAAGCCATCGCGGACTATATCGATGAACTCGAAGACTAA